The DNA region TATTAATGGGAAAAATTATAATCTTAACTCTTTAAAAGGCAAAATTATAGTATTAAACTTTTGGTTTATTCAGTGTAAGCCATGTGTAGAAGAATTTCCTGATTTGAACAAATTAAAAAAAGAATTTGAAGGAAAACCTGTAGAGTTTTTTGCTGTAACTTGGAATAATAAAAACTCATTGATAAAATTCCTTCAAAATCAAAAACTTAACTACAAAATAATTCCTAACGGCAAAAAAATTATAGATAAATTTAAAATTCAGTACTACCCATATAATATTATAATTGACCAGAATGGTATAGTTGAATATATAAATGATGTACTCACTTTTAATATATTCAAGAAAATAGAGCGGAAAATTAAAAAATTACTTAATTAAAAAAACGATTTGCCAACAATGGCTATAAATAATTGCTTGGTTCGTGCTTACTCGGAAAATCCTACAGATTTTCCTCTGGTTCAAGAACTTTTGCTAAATTAGTAACCAAACCACGCAACTATACATAGCCGAGACCGTTGCCATTAATTTGAAAAATGAACTACAAATCAATTTTTAGAGCTTTTTTTCCAATCGGAATTATCCTTTTTTTGGTTCTAAAATCGGAATTAAGAACTGAAGGTTCTTTTGGTGGATTAGTTGACTTTTTTAAATATGTCTTCTTTTTAATTCTTGGAATTACAATATTCATTTACAAAATTGTAAAACAAGGAAAAAAAATTAGCAAAAAAACTGAAGTTCGAGAAGCTAAAATCATTCTGACTTTTCTCTTGCTTTCTACTTTTATAGCAATTAGTTCGTTTTGGTTTCCAAAAGACTTTTTTGAAAAAGAGCCTGAATTTATTGCAATGGATACTTTTGGAACTGAATTAAGACTATTGAAAGACGGAAAATATATGTTGCGAACAAGAGATTACGAATGGACAACAATTGACAGAGGGATTTACAAAATAAAAGACAGCATTATACTTTTGGATGAGGAAGTAAAAGAAAAAAGATGGGGAAAAAGAACCCAAAAATATATGATTAAAAACAAAAATCTGATTCCAATTTACTCAAGCGGAATTGAAACGGATTCAACTGAATTTTTGACAATAAAAATGAAAAAAAACTAATGGCAACAATGGCTATAAGTAATTGCTTGTTCTCGCCTACTTCTGAAAATCCTTGCGGATTTTCAGTTTGGTGTGTGCTTGCAAAGTTAAGTGCTAAACCACGCAACTACTCATAGCCGAGAACGTTAGGTGTAATTTAAACCAAATCCCGACAATTGAACAAATTCTGAATATGCTTAAGTGGTTAAATAGAATTTTTAAAAACATACAGAAACCTAATCTTGAAGGTTTAGAATATCTTATTTTTGGAAGATTCTTCAGTGATAACTATGGCGCTTATGAAATTTACAAACTAACGCGCTCGGAATTATTAGTGGATAAAAGAGAGATATGGCACATTGAAAGATATACTAAAAATGGATATACTTTCGTCGGTGAGTTATTGTCGCAAGAGAAATTTGAACTTGTAAAAGATTTAATTGTCCAAGTACCAAATGAAATACTTGATAAAAATCTAAACGGATTTTATACTACTGGAAATAAAAATGAAGACAAACTGATAGTGGAAATAAGCGATGGAATTATAAAGAAAGAAATTACGATTGATGATTATGAATTCGAAACTGAAAACTTACCGACTGAATTGAGAAAATTTAGACTTTCAATAGAACGTAAAATAAAAGAACTCGATTAAAAAACTACACCTAACAATGTATAACCGCAATTACGGCGGATTCGACTACGTCCGAATCCACTCGGAATTGCTAACGTCGGTACTAAGCCGAAAATCATTAACTTTAAAACCGTAACTGACGGTTATACGAGACCGTTGTTTACAATTTGAGAAAACCCAAATCTGAATGAAAAACCCGAGAAAATTAATAATTCGGATTTTAATTTCCACAAGCGTAATTCTGATTTTACTCATTGGACTTTTCATCTTTGTGATTAGAAAAAATGGAATAACGGAATTTGACCAAAAGAAAACTGATTATCAGCCAACAGCAGTTAAAACCGAAAAGACAACGCCTGAATTTGACCGTGGAAAAGAAATTTTTACTGCTGACTGCAATGTTTGCCACAAAAGACGTTCGACAATCGGAAACGAATACATAAAACGGACTATAGAAAATGTCGGAATTGACTATTTTAAACTGTTTCTAACCAAACAGGATTCATTAGTAAAATCAAAAGACATTTATGCAATAAAATTAAAAGAGGAATTTAACAATGCGGGGAATAGTCACAACTTTGATTATTCCGAAAACGAACTGAACTCATTAATAGAATATTTAAAATAAAAACTGTACACAACAACGGCTATAGTTCATTGCTTCTGACTTTCCTTTCGGAAAGTCCTCGCAAATTTGCTATCTTCGGTTTACGGCGGAAAATCCTCGCGGATTTTCACGCAACGAAACCATAGCCAAACCGTTGTAGCAAATTAAAAGAATGAATAGTTCAATCGATAATGGAGGAAAAACTCATGTAAGATATGCTCACAAGCATTATCCAAAAATAGTTGAACTTGAATGTGAAAAATGCGAATCTAGAATGATTGCTACTAATCAAAATGTTCCCGACGGAATTGAGCATTTTATGGATATTTCTGATTTTGAAAAAAAATGGAATCTTGTATGTCTGAATTGCACATACCGAACTGAGCTAAATTGGAGTGAACTGAAAGAATTTGATTTCTGGCTAAAAACCGAAATAAGAAATATAGAATTTTGGTCTTGGAATATTGACCATCTGAATATGATTCTGAAAAAACTCAAAAAAGAGGATTTGAAATCTGACAAATGGCAATTTTTCCAGAGTTATATTCCTCAAGAATGGCTTCTGAAATTTAATAGCGAAAAAGAAATTCGGAAAATAGAAAAGTTAAAAGAAAAATAACTTGCTACAACAACGTGTATAGCTCATTGCGGCTGAATTTCCTATCGGAAATTCATTCTTATTCACTATATTCGTGATACGACGGAAAATCATAGCTGATTTTCCGCAACAAACTATACACGAACACGTTCTACGCAATTTGAAACGAGCATTTGTCTAAACGAAAACGGAAGTTTACTCATTCTGACTTTTAATCAAATCTGGAATTGCTGAATTTTGGACAAAAACAAATGAACAGAAACTATTCGATTTTCATCCTTTTACTTTTTCTTTCGCTTGGACTTAACGCCCAACGATTAAAAACGGAAGAAATAAAGGACTTGTCCGAAAAGTATTTAAGAGAAGCTTTTGGAGAGGATTTATTCCAATATTTCGAACCGACTGAAAATATATCTTATTACAAACTACCTGCGAATAGATTTGGATTTGAAAACTCAAAACTGCTCAAAAAAAACCGCCGAATTAGAAAAAATTGGACTTCAATATTAGTGTTTTGGCATTTTAATTATCCAGAAGTCGACGGAATTCGTTCTGGTGTTTGGGTTAAAATCAATAAACAGCTTGAACTTTACGAACCAATTGAACTGGATTTCATTCCAAAATTTGTTTGGGAAAAAAGACCTTCTGATTTTATTTCAGTCGAGAAAGCCAAATTAATCGGAGATAAACACTTAACGAAAACGGAATTTGGGAGAGAAAATCCTAAACTCAAATTTGACAATAAAAAAAGTGAATATATCTATGAGATTTGGAACAAGAAAACTCAAGAAATTGATTTGGATGGGAAAAAGCACGGAGTTTTGGAAATAATTAAAATTAGTGCTTTAACAGGAAAGCTAATTGAAATTACAAATGGATATTATGGAAAAATATTAATTAGATAAAAACTGCGTAGAACAACGTGTATAATTAATTGCGGCTGAATTTCCTATCGGAAATTCATTCTTATTCGCTATATTCGTATTACTACGGAAAATCATAGCTGATTTTCTGCAACAAACTATACACGAACACGTTGTGGTGCATTTACCAAAACGAACGCTGGAATCAAAAATTGACTAAAACCGAACTGAATTTTTAATGAATTTTTCACGACATTGTAATTTATGCGAAAACCAAATAACGAGTCTTGAAAAAGGAATTACCTGCAAACTGACCAATAAAAAACCTGACTTTAACAACACTTGTTCTAAAATCAATCTTGATAAAAAATTTCAAGAAAAGTTAGAAATTGCTAATCTCGAATTGGAAATAATCCGCAGAAACCAAAAGTCAACACATCTGACTTTCTACGGCACAATAATTATTGGTTTTCTTTTAATACTTCTTGGGTACTTTTTATCTGACTGGAAAATATTTAGCTTATATCTATGGTACTTGAAAATTGGAATGATTGCAGTTGGATTTTCATTTCTGGGAGTTGCTTACTCTAAACTGAATAAATATAGACAAGAACATAAAAAAGCGGAACTGGAAAAAAACAAAATTGATGAAGTCCTAAATAAATATGGAATTTCATATCAAGAAAGCTTTGAGTTTAAAGAAAAAATCCACGGAACTCAAGAAGTAATTGTGAACTTTGAATTTAAAAATTGGACAAAAATAAAAACAACAAATTCTTATAAGTTTGACTATTAAAAGTAAAAAAAACGACACCACAACATTGTATAACCGCAATTACGGCGGATTCGACTACGTACGAATCCACTCGGAATTGCTAACGTCAGTGCCAAACCGAAAATTAACGCATATTAATCCGTAACTTACGGTTATACGATACCGTTGTGCGTCATTTACGAAAACCCTAAATCATTGATTAGAAAAACTGACATAATTTCAATAAACTCAATTGAGGAATTGCCATCACTCGAAAGAATTAAATCAATTCCAAGAGAAAGAACATTGAAGCTTATTTTTGAGAATGAGCTTAAAAGTAAAAGAGAAAAAATTGGAGAAAATCTAAAAAAAGAACTTTTAGGATTCCAAGTTGGTATTCATACTATTCAGCCCGAAATATATGTAGCAAAACTAATAACAGATGAGGAAATTGAAAGCAACCAGGACTTCTTTGAACAATGCGCAAAAGACTATAGACAATTAGGAAAGGAATTACTTTTTAAGCTTGTTAATAAGCTTAACTTAAAGTTAAATGAAGATTTTCCTTTAGGTACTTTTAACATACTAAAATCTGGAAAAAAACAAATTGGTAAAGTAGAAAACTGGAAATACTTTGTACACGGATTTCATTGCGGATTTGAAAATATAACAACAGGACAAATTATAGAAGTTCCTTTAGTTTTTGGATTAGAGTTTGGAGACTTGGACCCATACTTTTTCACAAAGTATATTAAATCAACACCAAGTTATAAACCTTTACCAGTTGACATTTATGAAGATTATGCTGATGGAGTTCGAATAATTGAGAAAATGATTTCACTAGGTAAATTTGAAAGAATAGACTCAAATATTGGAAATCATTATGGAATTGTAGTAACAGATAGAGAAAAAGTAAATATTAAGTCTTGTGAGGAATTAGACGAACAGTACAAAAAACAAAATAGACAAATGAAAAACTCGAAATTTAATATTTGGAAATACCTTGAACTAAAAAAATAAAAAAACGAACGCACAACAATGTATAACCGCAATTACGGCGGATTCGACTACGTCCGAATCCACTCGGAATTGCTAACGTCAGTGCTTAACCGAAAATTATTAACTTTAATCCCCTAACTGACGGTTATACGAGACCGTTGTAACACATTTGACCAAACATCATAATTGAAATTATCACAAAGACATATAAAGAAAATTAAATGGACGACTCGAATGGCGTTTTCTAGTTTAGGAATTTTAATTATAGCACTTTTGATAAACGAATTTAGAGTACCTTTATTTGGAATAAAGAAAGGTTACGCACCACATAATTTCGGTTTTAACTTTACGTTTTTTCTACCTTCAATGGCAATTGCTATTGGACTTGGATTTGCTGTAATCGGACGAACAATAAAACACTGGAAAACTTGGACTAACTTAAATAAAAAATTAGTGTTAATTGGATTATCAATTCCCTCAATTGGAATTTTGTCTTTTGTAATAATAAAAATGTTTAGCCTCTAAAATAAAAATATGACTAAATTCATAATCATTTCTGTTTTAATAATACTTTTCGGAGGCTTTTTATA from Mesoflavibacter profundi includes:
- a CDS encoding DUF6896 domain-containing protein, with amino-acid sequence MKLIFENELKSKREKIGENLKKELLGFQVGIHTIQPEIYVAKLITDEEIESNQDFFEQCAKDYRQLGKELLFKLVNKLNLKLNEDFPLGTFNILKSGKKQIGKVENWKYFVHGFHCGFENITTGQIIEVPLVFGLEFGDLDPYFFTKYIKSTPSYKPLPVDIYEDYADGVRIIEKMISLGKFERIDSNIGNHYGIVVTDREKVNIKSCEELDEQYKKQNRQMKNSKFNIWKYLELKK
- a CDS encoding TlpA family protein disulfide reductase, whose translation is MKAKLILLIITISFSQIYGQENRTRIDEDSLKIIQKEKKEQKKQIDGSTLTELSFEDINGKNYNLNSLKGKIIVLNFWFIQCKPCVEEFPDLNKLKKEFEGKPVEFFAVTWNNKNSLIKFLQNQKLNYKIIPNGKKIIDKFKIQYYPYNIIIDQNGIVEYINDVLTFNIFKKIERKIKKLLN
- a CDS encoding c-type cytochrome, yielding MKNPRKLIIRILISTSVILILLIGLFIFVIRKNGITEFDQKKTDYQPTAVKTEKTTPEFDRGKEIFTADCNVCHKRRSTIGNEYIKRTIENVGIDYFKLFLTKQDSLVKSKDIYAIKLKEEFNNAGNSHNFDYSENELNSLIEYLK